In the Gasterosteus aculeatus chromosome X, fGasAcu3.hap1.1, whole genome shotgun sequence genome, one interval contains:
- the LOC120808850 gene encoding zona pellucida sperm-binding protein 3, producing the protein MVMKWTVCLLALALLGSFCEAQGIPGVRAPNKQVPYNPQQTKQTFEKALTWKYPEDPEPLPKDNVDFELRSPVAASSVSVGCREKVIYVEVQKDMFGTGQLINPADLTLGNCAAVREDTDAKILIYEAQLQDCLSALTRTEDYIIYTFTMNYLPRPLGSSPVVRTSQAAVIVECHYPRKHNVSSLALHPAWRPFSAVIMAQEFLYFTLRLMTDDFQHERPSHQYFLGDIINIEATVRQFFHVPLRVYVESCYATPQLPPDVRPISYSFINDGCLIDARLTGSHSRFMPRTVDNKLQFQLEAFKFQAVDNGILYITCHLKASSAAHAIDTEHRACCWNNGWYEAGGVFDVCGSCESGLGTQPPLNPKGIPQFPGRKIRDVSESEVFEWEGDVTLGPINIAEKMVV; encoded by the exons ATGGTGATGAAGTGGACTGTGTGCCTTTTGGCTCTGGCCTTGCTTGGTAGCTTCTGTGAGGCTCAAGGGATTCCAGGGGTCCGTGCGCCCAACAAACAGGTTCCTTATAATCCCCAACAGACAAAGCAGACATTTGAGAAAGCTCTCACCTGGAAATACCCTGAAGATCCGGAGCCTCTACCCAAAGACAATGTGGATTTTGAGCTGAGATCTCCTGTTGCTGCTTCATCTGTCTCTGTCGGTTGCAGAGAGAAGGTAATTTATGTGGAAGTCCAGAAGGACATGTTTGGGACAGGCCAGTTAATCAATCCCGCTGACCTGACTTTGGGAAACTGTGCTGCTGTTCGAGAAGACACTGACGCTAAAATCTTGATTTATGAGGCGCAACTGCAGGATTGTCTCAGCGCATTAACG CGGACAGAAGATTACATCATCTACACCTTCACCATGAATTACCTTCCCCGTCCTCTGGGCTCCTCCCCTGTGGTGAGAACTAGCCAAGCTGCTGTCATTGTGGAATGCCACTACCCAAG GAAGCACAATGTGAGCAGCCTTGCTCTTCATCCCGCGTGGCGTCCCTTCTCTGCTGTTATAATGGCTCAGGAATTCTTGTACTTCACTCTGAGACTCATGACTG ATGACTTCCAACATGAAAGGCCAAGCCACCAGTATTTCCTGGGAGACATCATCAATATCGAGGCTACCGTTCGGCAGTTTTTCCACGTGCCCCTCCGTGTATATGTGGAGAGCTGCTATGCTACTCCACAACTGCCCCCGGACGTCCGCCCCATTAGCTATTCCTTCATCAACGATGG GTGTTTGATTGACGCTAGACTCACAGGCTCTCATTCGAGGTTCATGCCTCGCACTGTGGACAACAAGCTGCAGTTCCAGTTGGAGGCCTTCAAGTTCCAGGCTGTTGATAATGGCATA CTCTACATCACCTGCCACCTGAAAGCATCATCTGCTGCTCATGCCATCGATACTGAACATAGAGCTTGCTGCTGGAACAACGG GTGGTATGAGGCCGGAGGAGTTTTTGACGTGTGTGGCTCCTGTGAAAGTGGATTAGGAACTCAGCCTCCTTTAAATCCAAAGGGAATACCTCAGTTTCCTGGAAGGAAGATTCGTGATGTGTCCGAAAGTGAAG TTTTTGAATGGGAAGGTGATGTCACCCTGGGTCCCATCAACATTGCAGAGAAGATGGTTGTTTGA
- the LOC120808849 gene encoding zona pellucida sperm-binding protein 3 has protein sequence MVMKWTVCLVALALLGSFCEAQWIPGVPTPNKQVPYNPQQTKQTFEKALTWKYPEDPEPLPKDNVDFELRSPVAASSVSVDCREKIVHVEVQKDMFGTGQLINPTDLTLGNCAAVGEDTNAQVLIYEAQLQDCLSALTRTEDYIIYTFTMNYLPRPLGPSPVVRTSQAAVIAECHYPRKHNVSSLALHPAWRPFSAVIMAQEFLYFTLRLMTDDFQHERPSHQYFLGDIINIEATVRQFFHVPLRVYVESCYAFPQLPPDVRPISYSFINDGCLIDARLTGSHSRFMPRTVDNKLQFQLEAFKFQAVDNGILHITCHLKASSAAHAIDTEHRACCWNNGWYEAGGVFDVCGSCESGLGAVPPPPPPPSDPKGGAGRPGRKIRDVSESEVFEWEGDVTLGPINIAEKMVV, from the exons ATGGTGATGAAGTGGACTGTGTGCCTTGTGGCTCTGGCCTTGCTTGGTAGCTTCTGTGAGGCTCAATGGATTCCAGGGGTCCCTACGCCCAACAAACAGGTTCCTTATAATCCCCAACAGACAAAGCAGACATTTGAGAAAGCTCTCACCTGGAAATACCCTGAAGATCCGGAGCCTCTACCCAAAGACAATGTGGATTTTGAGCTGAGATCTCCTGTTGCTGCTTCATCTGTCTCTGTCGATTGCCGAGAGAAGATCGTTCATGTGGAAGTCCAGAAGGACATGTTTGGGACAGGCCAGTTAATCAATCCCACTGACCTGACGCTGGGAAACTGTGCTGCTGTTGGAGAAGACACTAATGCTCAAGTCTTGATTTATGAGGCGCAACTGCAGGATTGTCTCAGCGCATTAACG CGGACAGAAGATTACATCATCTACACCTTCACCATGAATTACCTTCCCCGTCCTCTGGGCCCCTCCCCTGTGGTGAGAACCAGCCAAGCTGCTGTCATTGCGGAATGCCACTACCCAAG GAAGCACAATGTGAGCAGCCTTGCTCTTCATCCCGCGTGGCGTCCCTTCTCTGCTGTTATAATGGCTCAGGAATTCTTGTACTTCACTCTGAGACTCATGACTG ATGACTTCCAACATGAAAGGCCAAGCCACCAGTATTTCCTGGGAGACATCATCAATATCGAGGCTACCGTTCGGCAGTTCTTCCACGTGCCCCTCCGTGTATATGTGGAGAGCTGCTATGCTTTTCCACAACTGCCCCCGGACGTCCGCCCCATTAGCTATTCCTTCATTAACGATGG GTGTTTGATTGACGCTAGACTCACAGGCTCTCATTCGAGGTTCATGCCTCGCACTGTGGACAACAAGCTGCAGTTCCAGTTGGAGGCCTTCAAGTTCCAGGCTGTTGATAATGGCATA CTGCACATCACCTGCCACCTGAAAGCATCATCTGCTGCTCATGCCATCGATACTGAACATAGAGCTTGCTGCTGGAACAACGG GTGGTATGAGGCCGGAGGAGTTTTTGACGTGTGTGGCTCCTGTGAAAGTGGATTAGGAGCTGTgccgcctccgcctccacctccttcagATCCAAAGGGAGGAGCTGGTAGACCTGGAAGGAAGATTCGTGATGTGTCCGAAAGTGAAG TTTTTGAATGGGAAGGTGATGTCACCCTGGGTCCCATCAACATTGCAGAGAAGATGGTTGTTTGA